One Oryza glaberrima chromosome 11, OglaRS2, whole genome shotgun sequence genomic region harbors:
- the LOC127755546 gene encoding BTB/POZ and MATH domain-containing protein 2-like: MSAAAADSSPPLTATAGTADDYCGSADSPASTIVGKVERGCYNVRVDGYSKTKETRNGSYVSYLASTDFVVGGQPWRIKYYPNGYNQSSTGQVSIYVARVGGVDVVLHADVQIDLVARHGYSAAAPPETEFAGRYRYTFLPDSSFGFPCFISTEKLDKSPCIKDDGFTIRCDITVEGPPFVVAVKPSSALGWHLGDLLGDTETADVAVDVGVGGGEKTTFAAHRYVLAARSLVFKAQLFGPLKVDNGAAIRVDDMRADVFRAFLHFIYTDELPPGVIDGNDNDEAAIMAQHLLVAADKYDLPRLKLICESKLSKSLDVGTAATTLALAEQHGCHDLKEVVLRFIKLPSNMEAVKCSDGFKHLLESCPSIHQDLKSRHILS, translated from the coding sequence ATgtcagcggccgccgccgactcgtcgccgccgttgacGGCCACTGCCGGCACCGCCGACGACTACTGCGGCTCAGCTGATTCTCCTGCTTCCACCATCGTCGGCAAGGTAGAGAGAGGGTGTTACAATGTCCGCGTCGACGGCTACTCCAAGACCAAGGAGACAAGAAACGGGTCATACGTCTCGTACCTCGCGTCCACCGActtcgtcgtcggcggccaGCCATGGCGGATCAAGTATTACCCCAACGGGTACAACCAGTCCAGCACCGGCCAAGTCTCCATCTACGTCGCCCGtgtcggcggcgtcgatgtTGTCCTCCACGCCGACGTGCAGATCGATCTTGTCGCACGCCACGGCtactccgcggcggcgccgccggagacggagtTTGCAGGCAGGTACAGGTACACGTTCTTGCCGGACTCCAGCTTCGGCTTCCCGTGCTTCATCTCGACGGAGAAGCTGGACAAGTCGCCGTGCATCAAGGACGACGGATTCACCATCCGGTGCGACATCACCGTGGAGGGcccgccgttcgtcgtcgccgtgaaGCCGTCGTCGGCGCTGGGCTGGCACCTCGGCGACCTCCTCGGCGACACGGAGACCGCCGACGTGGCggtcgacgtcggcgtcggcggcggcgaaaagACGACGTTCGCCGCGCACCGGTACGTGCTCGCCGCACGGTCGCTGGTCTTCAAGGCGCAGCTGTTCGGCCCGCTGAAGGTGGACAATGGCGCCGCGATCCGCGTCGACGACATGCGCGCCGACGTGTTCCGGGCGTTCCTCCACTTCATCTACACCGACGAGCTGCCTCCGGGCGTGATCGACGGCAACGACAACGACGAGGCGGCGATAATGGCGCAGCATCTGCTCGTCGCGGCGGACAAGTACGACCTGCCGAGGCTGAAGCTGATATGCGAGAGCAAGCTGTCCAAGAGCCTCGACgtcggcacggcggcgacgacattGGCGTTGGCGGAGCAGCACGGCTGCCATGACCTCAAGGAGGTGGTGCTAAGGTTCATCAAGCTGCCGTCGAACATGGAGGCCGTGAAATGCAGCGATGGATTCAAGCATCTCTTGGAAAGCTGCCCTTCTATTCACCAAGATCTCAAATCAAGGCACATTCTCTCGTAA